Below is a window of Cherax quadricarinatus isolate ZL_2023a chromosome 88, ASM3850222v1, whole genome shotgun sequence DNA.
GCCAGTCAGAGAGTAGAAAGCTCGACAGACTGGGATGATGAGGTTTATGACCCATTTGATGCTAGAGAAGTCTTTGATCTGGTGCGCAACATCCGAGATCCAGAACATCCACTCACTTTAGAGGAGTTGAATGTTGTAAGTTTTTTAAATGTGtattattcacaatttttttcttttttttttttttcttttttttagcaagtcggccgtctcccaccgaggcagggtgacccaaaaaagaaagaaaatccccaaaaagagaataatttcatcatcattcaacactttcaccccactcacacacaatcactgtttttgcagaggcgcccagaacacaacagtttagaagcatatacctatatagatacacaacatatccctccaaactgccaatatcccaaacccctcctttagagtgcaggcattgtactgtacttcccatttccaggactcaagtccggctatataaaaataaccggtttccctgaatcccttcactaaatattaccctgctcacactccaacagatcgtcaggtcccaaataccattcgtctccattcactcctatctaacacgctcatgcatgcttgctggaagtccaagcccctcgcccacaaaacctcctttaccccctccctccaaccttttcgaggacgacccctaccccaccttccttcccctacagatttatacactctccatgtcattctactttgatccattctctctaaatgaccaaaccacctcaacaacccctcttcagccctctgactaatacttttattaactccacaccttctcctaatttccacactccgaattttctgcataatatttacaccacacattgcccttagacaggacatctccactgcctccaaccgcttcctcgctgctgcattcacatcccaagcttcacacccatataagagtgttggtactactatattttcatacattcccttctttgcctccatagataacattttttgtctccacatatacctcaatttTGTTTTTAGGAACTACAGTGGTCTGAAAGTAAGACAAAGTTGCTGAATGGTTTTGTTGAGAATGTGCCCTcctgaatattggcaaaaattgaatacAGTAATTCCCCCATATCCATGGGAAATATGTTCCAAGACCTACCGTGGATAGTAGCGAAAccttatataagttgtttttcATTTACAGACCTACCGGTGATAaactttaattgataaattatgaacAGTAAGTTGAGAATTAGTACTTTTTAACTGATGGGAAGCATTTCATGGTTTCTCTTAGGCTTTGtgaccattattaagcaaaattaagtgtTACAGGCTACAGTAAATGGTGGATAACCAAACAGTGGAAACCAAACCCATGGATATGGGGTTTCTACTGTATTCCCACAATTTTGAAGCCGATTTCAAGTTACTTCCAGTCCTGGAACCAACTAAAATCATCTatatttcagtagtatgtcttccattctattgtattataccaagaaacagccaataaaatcataaaaaaaatcctagaaaacacctcagAGTTGCTGCTTTAAGCCAAACACCAAGCCAGAGTTCTGCTTTTCGCATCCTGCACCACAcaatgcaggattttttttatactgtgcacactcactgtacagacccattctctcatatctaagccAAAATTTGCCACTCTCAGCTTCTCTGAATGAGCCAAGCTCAAGATGTATgctatgtgagggaccctggcctcAACAACGTTGATCTGAGGGATGGACAGTAAAAGGGTTAAGGGAAATTGCTCTCCGGTTAATGACACACAATATGATACTTAGCAACATGTTCCATACCTCTAAACTCTTGTGCATATcagatggattttttttttttttttttggttattctAGTGATtgaattttactttttattgtatgATTGACTGCAATCTTTGCAAGAAATTTTATATACTACATTGGGGTGCATGAAGAGCATTTTACATTTTAGAATCTATTGGTTACACAATTACTTATTTTGTTAGTGTACTGTGGTAGTTTTATTGAGCAGGTGGTATATTACTGTGCATGTTCTAGCACATGTATTTGTGTAATGAATTAATAATTTATTGTTAGATTTAGTTGTGTATTAATTTTTCTCATTTGCTCTTCAATACTTAATGTTAGCTTTTGACTTTGTTATTTAAACTGTTGTGGATAGCAGAGTCTTTTGAATTATGTGGTGACGGTGTAAAGAGCCTTCATCTATAACAAGTTACTTCTCATTTTGAATAAGTGTGTAGAAAATCAGACTATAGGCAAGTATTATTTCTTTTAAACAGTGTGGCAAAAATATCATTTAGCAGTGATAGTTATGCTGTATGATTTTGTTTCACAATGGAAGCAGTGAATTATTAAAAGTCTGATTTCAAAGTTTATATACATTATTACATGCAGGTGGaagagtgtcagtgtgatgtGAACGATGCCGAGAATTCAGTGATGCTGCACTTCACTCCCACCATTCCTCACTGCAGCATGGCTTCCCTTATTGGTCTTAGCATCCGTCTTAAACTCTTACAGACTCTACCAACCAGGTATGACTGTAGTGTTATTTACTAATTTTAACCAGCTtgtttttatgattttttttaatgtgACTTGCAAAACCTTTCCTTGATACTATAGTACTGAAGCATTCTCAGATCAGAGTCTAGCACTGGTGATGAAAGGCAGCATATATTGTTTTTGTGGCCCACTATTGGCTGACTACCTCAATATGTTCCTTGATACTGTCTTGCTGTACTCCACCATGGAGCTGCTACCACTGAACAAGTCATCTTATATTAAAGGCGCAGCAGGGTTTTATTTCTGGAATAAACTAGCAACAAGTCTAATAATCTAAATTTTTAATcacttattataattattatattacattCATTGGTGAGTACTGAATATATCTAAGTCTTACAGCTCCTGGGGGAGtgggagacaatcaggtttgatccagggaaaAGGAGGATaggtccagtttcttggatcgaGAGCCCTCTCACCATTGTCAATGCACTTTGTGTGGGGAAGGGAGTTTGTTATCTTTTTCACCATTATTTTGTaccctccttggatcaaaccttattGTTTCCCATTTCCCCAGGCCCAGCATGATCCCTATGAGTTAAGTGCTTTCTAGTACATAATAAtactctccatggggaagtggaaaagaattcttcctccataagtcatttgtgttgtaagaggcgactaaaataccgagagcaagggactagtaacctcttctcctgtatacataatatgttggttataactatgaccataatttttaaaggggtggatcagtaagccagcagaaggccttggtaagatgaccaaaagctccaatggcgggtcatcatttgactaagacctgagtcaggaaacacttgtcctgtttcctgacgaaccttaccgaacctgtatacattactaaatgtaaaaagaattaaccctttgagtgtTGTAACttcaaatcctgaggtgtctcttggtgtttaaaatttaaaaaaaaaaaatttcaaaaaaaaaaaaaaattattttttcttatgaaatgatagagaatcttttcccgatggtaataacaccaaaagaatgaaatttgatggaaaacgtaTGGAATTACGctttcgcgaagttagcgaccttggcgatatttacgaattggtaatttcgcccactttgagccctatttttggctaattccattgttccagtcgaccaaactcatagctatttctttagaactccatttgttctatcgattgagtaaaaaaactgcctatttaccgaattcaactacccaataatgtggtcagaaatttgcaatttggccaatttcacgcaaattaaaaaaatatgccaatttcaaaatagggtccagaatgaacaatgcagacattcctggttttaaaataacattttctttgctcatcagtcatgtctccaggcccctctgatattactcttactttctattttgaatttttattcaaacaaaaaatagaagatttactgttatgcagactactgctatattgtaataattgtataaataatgtcaacccattcatgactgcatattagaatggctagttggacatttattggacaatgacatcatttgtttacttttgaacaccagcaaaaatcaaacatttcccgtactttgagctccattacaaggttctt
It encodes the following:
- the LOC128698560 gene encoding MIP18 family protein galla-2, producing the protein MVGKERLENVNPQVFTKASQRVESSTDWDDEVYDPFDAREVFDLVRNIRDPEHPLTLEELNVVEECQCDVNDAENSVMLHFTPTIPHCSMASLIGLSIRLKLLQTLPTRFKVDVRISPGTHASEHAINKQLNDKERVAAALENPHLLEVINKCLNPRGQK